The region CTGGATAAAATTTGGGGAAGCTGAAGTCGATTGTCGGAAAAGACCATGAAAGAAAAGAAATTCTCCTCTGTGCCATACAAGATAGGCAAACCTCTGTTTTATGCATACTGCATCTCGACTTTGTTCTTCTTAATCATGCCTCTGTTCATCGTCCTTCCTATCTCTTTCAGCAGTTCGAGATATCTCGAGTTCCCTCCCGCGGGATTTTCGTTGAAATGGTACGATAATTACTTCAGCAGCCGAAGCTGGTTATCTGCCACCCGTGTGAGCCTGGAAGTTGCCGGTATCGTGACCGTCCTCGCCAGCATTTTCGGAACGCTTGCCTCTTTTGCTTTTGTCAGAATGCAATTTCGCGGGAAAGGGGCCGTGTATTCCTTCATGATATCTCCAATGATGGTTCCCCTTATCATTATCGCCATATGCATCTACTTTCTCTTCGCGCATCTCCACCTGATTGGAACGGTGACCGGGCTCGTGATCGCCCATACGATTCTGGCAACTCCTTTTGTCATCGTTAATGTGTCGGCGACCTTGAAAGGCCTCGATTTGTCCTATGAGCGGGCTGCCATGAATCTCGGAGCAACGCCCTTCAAATCATTCTGGTACGTTGTTTTCCCTATGATCAGACCCGGGATCCTCTCAGGTGCTATCTTTGCTTTTGCCACATCTTTTGACGAGCTGGTGATCGCTCTTTTCATATCAGGCAGCACCGCTGTCACGCTTCCAAGAATGATGTGGGACGGCATCCGAATGGAGATCAATCCCACAATAGCTGCCGTTTCCAGCCTCTTGATCGGAATTTCAGCCACGTTTCTCATCGTTCTTGAACTGACCAGAAAGAGGAATCAACCTTCAAGAACCTAGGAAATACTGTAAGCGCCACACAGCCTCGGTACTCGATGCATATCCTAGGTAGGCCGAGACCCTTCGATAGTTCAAATCAGTTGATGTGTGGCCTGTTCCGGTGCAAAATCGAATAATCAGCCCGCATTGTCTGCCTGTATCCCAGAAGCCTTATTCTGCAAAGAGTTTTTGGAGAGGAAGAAATACACTCTGCTTTTTGCTGTATTTCAGATTGTGCTTTAATTACAGCTTATTGGATCCATTTCCCAAAAGTGATGAACAAAGGGGGTTAGATTTCTGTTTCCTCCACGACATCCGGGTTTTTCAAAAACCCTCCATCGATTGAATCGAGCTTGAATTCCACTTTTCGGCCAGGCAGTGGCATCGAGTGCGGTCCTTTCAATCCGGACTGTCAATTGCTGTAAAGTAATGCAAGTACCCAAAAAGAGAAAGATTTTTGCAAGCTTTTTTCTTGACACGACCTCTCGATCTGCTACAATGCATACATCGATAAGGCCACACCGCCCGTGAGGGTGGGACGGAAAGCCACGGGTCTGTGAGTAGACAGCATCCGGGCGCAGACCATCTAGACAGATAGCCGGGTTGCCGAAGAGGTGGCCCGGCTGTTTTGGTTTGAGGAGGGAGGGAGTTCAAATGAAGAGAACGACTCTTCTCGTTTGGGTGAGCGGTATACTGCCGGTTTGGCTTTCGGTAGTGTTGAAAGGAGGCAGGGCTGCGGCGAATGGCATGCTGAAGGATCATCGGGTTGCGTTATTCGTTGGACTTGCCGGTTTTCTGTTCATGTCTCCAGCGGCGTTCGGTGCCACCTACTATGTGCCCGATGAGACCAACGGGATCGAGTTTATCCAGGACGGCCTAGACCGGGCAAGGAGCGGAGACACGGTCATCGTTCGTGACGGGGCATACGGGCACCTGTGGGACGTCAACCTCGACTTCAAGGGCAAGGCGGTAACCCTACGTTCCGAGAACGGACCGGAGAACTGCGTGATTGATTGCCATTGGCAGGTCTCGTGGGAAGGGGAAGCCAGAGCCTTTTGGTTCCACACCAGCGAGACTTCGAGTTCAGTCGTGGATGGCTTCACGATCGTCAACGGTTCCACATCCGGCCCCGGCGGAGCCATTGCCTGTGACGGTGCCTCCCCCACAATCAGAAACTGTATCATCAGGGATAACTCCACTGAGGACCGTGGAGGGGCTATCTGGTGCTCCCATTCGATACCGAGCATTACCGACTGCATCATCAGCGGCAACGCAGCTGGTACCAGTGGCGGTGCCGTTTACTGCGAATCCAATTCATCGGCCCTTCTTGTGAACTGCACCATAAGCGAGAACACGGCACAGT is a window of Deltaproteobacteria bacterium DNA encoding:
- a CDS encoding ABC transporter permease; amino-acid sequence: MKEKKFSSVPYKIGKPLFYAYCISTLFFLIMPLFIVLPISFSSSRYLEFPPAGFSLKWYDNYFSSRSWLSATRVSLEVAGIVTVLASIFGTLASFAFVRMQFRGKGAVYSFMISPMMVPLIIIAICIYFLFAHLHLIGTVTGLVIAHTILATPFVIVNVSATLKGLDLSYERAAMNLGATPFKSFWYVVFPMIRPGILSGAIFAFATSFDELVIALFISGSTAVTLPRMMWDGIRMEINPTIAAVSSLLIGISATFLIVLELTRKRNQPSRT